The Phaeacidiphilus oryzae TH49 region CGGGTGGACGCCGGCGCCGCCGTCCGTCCAGGCGTCGCCGACCCGGATCTTGCCTTCCCAGTCGCGGGGTTCCAGAAGTGCCATGTCGGGCCTGACTTCCTTGCTGCTGAGGGTGGGTGATGGAACGTCAGACCGTGGGGAGGCCGACGTAGTTCTCGGCGAGGGAGGCGCGGGCGGCCTCCGAGGTCGCGGTGTAGCGGAGGTTGGAGAGCTGGAGGCGGTAGTCGAACTCCGGCTGGTGGGGGTCCCGGTGGAGCATGGTGGTCATGAAGAAGGAGAAGTGCTCGGCCCGCCAGACCCTCCGCAGGGCGGTCTCCGAGTAGCCGTCGAGCAGCGACTCGTCGCCGCCCGCCTGCCATTTGGCGATGGCCTGGGCGAGGAGGGTGACGTCGGCGACGGCCAGGTTGAGGCCCTTGGCGCCGGTCGGCGGGACGATGTGGGCGGCGTCGCCGGCCAGGAAGAGCCGGCCGTGCCGCATCGGCTCGGCGACGAAGCTGCGCATCGGGGTGATCGACTTCTCGGTGATCGGCCCGCGGGCCAGCTTCCAGTCGCCCTCGATCTCGAAGCGGGCGGCCAGTTCGTCCCAGATCCGGTCGTCGGACCAGTTGTCCACGCTGTCGTCCGGGTCGACCTGGAGGTAGAGCCGGCTGACGGTCTCCGAGCGCATCGAGTGGAGGGCGAAGCCGCGCGGGTGGTGGGCGTAGATCAACTCCTCGCAGGAGGGCGGGACGTCGGCGAGGATGCCGAGCCAGGCGAAGGGGTAGACCCGCTCGAAGGTCCGCTGGAGCTCGGCCGGTATGTGGGCGCGGCCGATGCCGTGGAAGCCGTCGCAGGCGACCACCGCGTCGCAGTCCAGGACCTCGTCCCGGCCGTTCTGGCTGAACCGGATCCGGGGGTGGTCGGTCTCGATGTCCTCGATGGCGGTGGCGTGCGCCTCGAAGAGGATGGTGTCCCCGCCGTCCGCCAGGCGGAGCTCGATCAGGTCCTTGACCACCTCGGTCTGCGCGTAGACCATCACCGACCGGCCGCCGGTCGCGGAGGGGAAGTCCACCCGGTGGGACTGCCGGTCGAAGCGCAGCTCGATGCCGTCGTGCCGGATGCCCTCGGCGTCCATCCGGGCGCCGGCGCCGGAGGCGCGCAGCACGTCGACCGTGGCCTGCTCCAGGATGCCGGCGCGCTGGCGGCGCTCGACGTACGCGCGGTCGCGGTTCTCCAGGACCACGCTGGCGATTCCCTGCTTGTGCAGCAGGTGGGAGAGCAGGAGTCCGGCCGGTCCGGCCCCGATGATGCCCACGGTGGTACGCATGGGGCACCTCCTCGTCGTTGAGAGAGCTGTGGGTGGTGGTGGGTGGGGTGGGGTGGGTCGTCAGTTCTCGGCGTCGATCTCAGCGAGTACGCGCTGGGCGACGCCGAAGGCGGAGTTCGCGGAGGGGACACCGCAGTAGATCGCCGACTGCAGCACCACCTCCTTGATCTCCTCCCGGGTCAGGCCGTTGTTGATGGCGGCCCTGATGTGCATCCCCAGCTCGTCGAGGTGCCCGTGGGCGATGAGTGCGGTGATGGTGATGCAACTGCGGGTCCTGCGGTCCAGGCCGGGGCGGGTCCAGATCTCGCCCCAGGCGTAGCGGGTGATGAAGTCCTGGAACTCGGCGGTGAGTTCGGTGATGCGGGAGGTCGCGCGGTCGACATGGGCGTCGCCGAGTACCTGGCGGCGGACGCGGATGCCGGCGGCGTACCGGGCGGAGTCGTCGGACGCGGGGCGGGCGGGGGCGTCGCCGACGGCGGCCAGGTGGGCGAGGAGGGCGGCGGTGACCGCCTCCGGGGCATCCACGGGGGCGAGGTGGCCGGCCCGCGGGATCTCGGTGAGCGCCGCGTCCGGGACCAGGTCGGCGAGCTCGCGGAGGTGCTCGGGCGGGGTGGCCAGGTCCTGGCGGCCGGCGACGGCGAGGGTCGGGACGGTGGTGACCTTCGGCAGCTCGGGGCGGCTGTCGAAGTTGCCGAGGGCGTCGCAGCAGGCGGCGTAGCCGATCGGGTCGACGGCCGTACGGAGGTCCGCGAGGAGGGACTGGGCGCGCGGGTCGGAGTGGAAGGACTCCGGGAACCAGCGCGGGAGTTGGGCGTCGGCGACGGCGCCGAGGCCGTCCTTCCGGACGGTCGCCGAGCGGGCGGACCAGTTGGCGGGGTCGCCGAAGTGCGAGGAGGTGCAGATCGCGGTGAGGGAGAGCAGCCGCTCGGGGTGGGTGATCGCGAGCTGCTGGCCGATCGCGCCGCCGATGGAGTCGCCCGCGTAGTGGAAGCGGTCGAGGCCGAGGTGGTCGGCGAGGGCGAGGACCAGCTCGGCGAGGTCGGCCATGGTGGTCGCGTCGGGGGTCTCGGCGGTGGGGAGGACGGAGACCGGGGTCCCGCCGTGGCCGGGGAGGTCGAAGCGGATCACCCGATGGGTGCGGGCGAGGGCCGGGACCAGGGCCGCCCAGAGCTCGCCTGCTACGCCGGCGGTGCCGATGGAGGAGCCCAGGATGATGGGGGGCGCGTCGTCCCGGCCGTCTATCCGGTGGTTGACCACGGGGGCGGCGGCGGTCATCGGG contains the following coding sequences:
- the pobA gene encoding 4-hydroxybenzoate 3-monooxygenase; protein product: MRTTVGIIGAGPAGLLLSHLLHKQGIASVVLENRDRAYVERRQRAGILEQATVDVLRASGAGARMDAEGIRHDGIELRFDRQSHRVDFPSATGGRSVMVYAQTEVVKDLIELRLADGGDTILFEAHATAIEDIETDHPRIRFSQNGRDEVLDCDAVVACDGFHGIGRAHIPAELQRTFERVYPFAWLGILADVPPSCEELIYAHHPRGFALHSMRSETVSRLYLQVDPDDSVDNWSDDRIWDELAARFEIEGDWKLARGPITEKSITPMRSFVAEPMRHGRLFLAGDAAHIVPPTGAKGLNLAVADVTLLAQAIAKWQAGGDESLLDGYSETALRRVWRAEHFSFFMTTMLHRDPHQPEFDYRLQLSNLRYTATSEAARASLAENYVGLPTV
- the pcaDC gene encoding bifunctional 3-oxoadipate enol-lactonase/4-carboxymuconolactone decarboxylase PcaDC encodes the protein MTAAAPVVNHRIDGRDDAPPIILGSSIGTAGVAGELWAALVPALARTHRVIRFDLPGHGGTPVSVLPTAETPDATTMADLAELVLALADHLGLDRFHYAGDSIGGAIGQQLAITHPERLLSLTAICTSSHFGDPANWSARSATVRKDGLGAVADAQLPRWFPESFHSDPRAQSLLADLRTAVDPIGYAACCDALGNFDSRPELPKVTTVPTLAVAGRQDLATPPEHLRELADLVPDAALTEIPRAGHLAPVDAPEAVTAALLAHLAAVGDAPARPASDDSARYAAGIRVRRQVLGDAHVDRATSRITELTAEFQDFITRYAWGEIWTRPGLDRRTRSCITITALIAHGHLDELGMHIRAAINNGLTREEIKEVVLQSAIYCGVPSANSAFGVAQRVLAEIDAEN